CACGCCCTCCTCCCTGGTGTCGGCTGGCCTGCGGCCCTCGCGATCGGCGCCGTCGTCGCCCCTCCCGACGCCGTCGCCGCGACCGCCATCGCGCGCCGCATCGGCCTGCCCCGTCGCCTCGTCACCATCCTCGAGGGGGAGTCGCTGCTCAACGACGCGACCGCGCTCGTCGCCCTGCGCACCGCCGTCGCCGCCGGCACCGTCGGCGTCTCCGCACTCCACGTCACCCTCGACTTCGCCCGCGCTGCCGGCGGCGGCGTGCTCGTCGGTCTGGTGGCCTTCGTCGTGGTCGCCAAGGTCCGCCGGCTGCTCACCGACGCCGTGCTCGACACCGCGGTCTCGCTGGTCACCCCCTTCGCGGCGTACGTCGCGGCGGAGCGCCTCGAGGCCTCCGGGGTCATCGCGGTCGTGGTGGCCGGGCTCCTGCTCGGCCACAAGGCGCCCATCCTGCAGTCGGCGCCGAGCCGGATGGCGGAACGGACCAACTGGCGCACGATCGCCTTCGTGCTCGAGCACGCGGTCTTCCTCCTCATCGGCCTGCAGGCCGCGTGGATCGTGCAGGACGCCGCGCACTCGGCGTTCGGCTGGGGACGGATCGCGGCCGTGTGCACCGCGAGCCTCGCCGCCGTGATCGGCCTGCGCCTCCTCTGGGTCTTCCCTGCCCGCTACCTGCTGGTCCGTCCCGGCCCGGACCTCGCGACGGGTCGGCAGACGCCGTGGACCTACACCTTCCTGCTCGGTTGGGCGGGCATGCGTGGTGTGGTCACGCTGGCCGCTGCGTTCGTGATCCCGGACGACACCCCGCACCGTGAGGTGCTGCTGCTGGTGGCGTTCACGGTCGTGGCCGGCACGCTCTTCATCCAGGGCCTCACGCTGCCGGTGCTGGCGCGCCTCCTGCGGGTGCCGAGCCCGGACCCCGCCGAGGACGCCCTGGCCCGCGCCACCCTGCTCCAGCAGGCGACGAAGTCGGCCCACGCCCGCCTCGAGGAGCTCGAGTACGACGACCGCCACGGCGTGGTCGACCTCGTGCGGCAGCAGATGGACCGCCGCAACTTCGCGGCCTGGGAGCGGCTCGCGACCGCCGAGGACCACGAGAGCCCGAGCGACCTCTACGCGCGGATCCGGCTCGAGCTGATCGCGGCGGAGCGCAGCCGCGTGCTGGAGATCCGGAGCGAGGGCACCGTGCCGTCGACCGTGGTGCGGCAGGTGCTCGCGATGCTCGACGTCGAGGAGTCGGTGCTGCTCACCGCCACGGCCGAGCGGGCCCGCGTGGTCAGCGCCGCGAGCATGCGCCAGAGCGGCGCCGACTGCGCCCACCTGCGCGCCGCACCTGCCATCGTGACCACGGGCACGGCCTGCGAGGAGTGCGTGGCGGAGGGACGCTCGTGGGTCTCGCTACGCGAGTGCCTCGCCTGCGGGCACACCGGGTGCTGCGACTCCTCGGCGGGCCAGCACGCGACGGCACACTTCCACGCGACCGGGCACCCGGTGATCCAGTCGGCCGAGGCCGACGAGGACTGGCGCTGGTGCTACATCGACCACACCACGGCGTAGCGTCGGGCCCATGCGGATCATCAAGTTCGGTCACTCCTGCGTCCGGATCGAGCACGAGGGTCGTGTTCTCGTCATCGACCCGGGCGGGTGGACGAGCGCCGAGGCGGTCGACGGCGCGGACGGGGTGCTCATCACCCACGAGCACCCCGACCACGTGAGCGCCGACCTGCTGCGGCGTACCGATGCAGAGGTCTTCAC
The sequence above is a segment of the Nocardioides jiangxiensis genome. Coding sequences within it:
- a CDS encoding Na+/H+ antiporter; amino-acid sequence: MEIAFLLVLLAVAVLAGTSLSERIGLPAPLALIAIGVVGAYVPGIPEVHLHPEVVLLGLLPPLLYAASLQTSLVDFNANRRPILLLSVGLVVFTTVGVGAVVHALLPGVGWPAALAIGAVVAPPDAVAATAIARRIGLPRRLVTILEGESLLNDATALVALRTAVAAGTVGVSALHVTLDFARAAGGGVLVGLVAFVVVAKVRRLLTDAVLDTAVSLVTPFAAYVAAERLEASGVIAVVVAGLLLGHKAPILQSAPSRMAERTNWRTIAFVLEHAVFLLIGLQAAWIVQDAAHSAFGWGRIAAVCTASLAAVIGLRLLWVFPARYLLVRPGPDLATGRQTPWTYTFLLGWAGMRGVVTLAAAFVIPDDTPHREVLLLVAFTVVAGTLFIQGLTLPVLARLLRVPSPDPAEDALARATLLQQATKSAHARLEELEYDDRHGVVDLVRQQMDRRNFAAWERLATAEDHESPSDLYARIRLELIAAERSRVLEIRSEGTVPSTVVRQVLAMLDVEESVLLTATAERARVVSAASMRQSGADCAHLRAAPAIVTTGTACEECVAEGRSWVSLRECLACGHTGCCDSSAGQHATAHFHATGHPVIQSAEADEDWRWCYIDHTTA